The proteins below come from a single Nostoc sp. KVJ3 genomic window:
- a CDS encoding DMT family transporter, which produces MNVSNQRKIALAALFVGVGAISFGSIFVKLSETQLSPNATVFNRLWLASVFFLLWHGYKAIRQRLSLDKPIEQQSYTSQDLGLLGSAGIFWASTLVFLAWSLTQTSVAISSVLHNLAPIFTSLGVWLLFRKSFESQFLIGMVIALGGAIAIEFEELQIATDEVQGGFAAIVSAIFLSGYLLIVEKLRTKFSPATIQLWICTISTLVIFPILLFTQDRLFPSTLSGWLWVISLALICQVLGHGLLTYSLAKFSSVVVSLVHLLEPVFSGIFALIIFSEKLTFSNWLGFAVVLMGLYLAVSSQGVVNFPFQESVTTIVNTFVKSMTSKLSLLKQQFSETPALLGTASLLFALIPISLAPSLTKLCQQEIGANAVVFHRSWIATVVFALWNLIETFRSQQYDNEPIEKKPFTRQEVLLLLAMGTAAGTYLLLWAWSLSQTSVANVALLSNLNSLFVALAGYLLFGRRFDNRFVIGLVVALGGAIAFEINKVQFATDQILGDTLALLTAIFMATCMLLIERLRTRFSTATIMLWRCGVTTMLLLPVLPFLEDRLFPYSWTGWFFIIFQALFCQVLGQGLLAYSLSRISSSVVAVTLLLEPVLASIFAWFIFSEQVGLFDWATFAVVLAGIYLAQSSQSTVQVTNEGS; this is translated from the coding sequence ATGAATGTATCCAATCAAAGAAAGATAGCCCTGGCTGCGTTATTTGTAGGTGTAGGTGCTATATCTTTTGGCTCTATTTTCGTGAAATTGAGCGAAACTCAACTTAGCCCCAATGCCACCGTATTTAATCGCTTGTGGCTTGCTAGTGTGTTCTTCTTACTCTGGCATGGATACAAGGCGATACGTCAGCGACTTTCTTTAGACAAACCCATAGAACAGCAATCTTACACCAGCCAGGATCTGGGGTTGTTAGGAAGTGCGGGGATCTTTTGGGCTAGCACTTTAGTCTTTTTAGCTTGGTCGCTGACTCAAACTAGCGTTGCGATCTCTAGTGTTTTACATAATCTCGCCCCCATATTTACTAGTTTAGGGGTGTGGCTATTATTTCGTAAGAGTTTTGAGAGTCAATTCCTAATTGGGATGGTTATCGCCCTTGGGGGAGCGATCGCGATTGAATTTGAGGAACTGCAAATCGCCACAGACGAAGTTCAAGGGGGCTTTGCTGCGATCGTTTCGGCGATTTTCTTGAGTGGATACCTGCTGATCGTAGAAAAATTACGAACCAAATTTTCTCCAGCCACAATTCAGTTGTGGATCTGTACGATTAGTACCCTGGTTATCTTCCCCATACTTTTGTTCACTCAAGATCGGCTTTTTCCCTCTACACTTAGTGGGTGGCTTTGGGTGATTTCTCTAGCGCTGATCTGTCAAGTTTTAGGTCATGGGCTTTTGACCTATAGCCTAGCCAAGTTTTCCTCCGTGGTTGTCTCATTGGTGCATCTTTTAGAGCCAGTATTTAGCGGCATTTTCGCTCTGATCATATTTTCGGAAAAATTAACTTTCTCAAATTGGTTAGGTTTTGCTGTAGTTTTAATGGGTTTATACTTAGCCGTATCTAGCCAAGGTGTTGTTAATTTCCCGTTCCAGGAATCAGTCACAACTATAGTTAACACTTTCGTTAAAAGTATGACGAGCAAACTGTCATTACTAAAGCAACAATTCTCCGAAACACCAGCTTTATTAGGAACTGCATCATTATTGTTTGCCCTAATTCCCATATCTTTAGCACCATCTCTGACCAAATTGTGTCAACAAGAAATTGGTGCAAACGCTGTAGTATTTCATCGCAGTTGGATCGCCACAGTTGTCTTTGCACTATGGAATTTAATTGAGACTTTCCGCAGCCAACAGTATGATAATGAACCTATAGAAAAAAAGCCTTTTACCAGACAAGAAGTGTTGCTATTGTTAGCAATGGGAACTGCTGCTGGGACATACCTGCTTTTGTGGGCTTGGTCGTTGAGTCAAACTAGTGTTGCTAATGTCGCTTTACTATCTAATTTGAACTCCTTATTTGTGGCTTTGGCTGGTTATCTGTTATTCGGTCGGCGCTTCGATAACAGATTTGTGATTGGACTGGTTGTAGCCTTGGGGGGAGCGATCGCATTTGAAATCAATAAGGTGCAATTTGCAACCGACCAAATACTGGGTGATACATTAGCATTGCTAACTGCGATTTTCATGGCTACCTGCATGCTGCTAATAGAGCGGCTCAGAACCCGATTTAGCACCGCAACAATCATGCTGTGGCGCTGTGGAGTGACAACAATGCTTCTACTACCAGTCTTACCATTCCTCGAAGATCGGCTTTTTCCCTATTCCTGGACGGGTTGGTTTTTCATCATTTTCCAAGCCCTCTTCTGCCAAGTATTGGGTCAAGGACTTTTAGCTTATAGCCTCAGCAGAATTTCTTCAAGTGTCGTCGCTGTTACACTTCTGCTCGAACCAGTCCTAGCCTCGATTTTTGCTTGGTTTATTTTTTCAGAACAGGTAGGTTTGTTTGACTGGGCGACTTTTGCCGTAGTTTTAGCGGGTATCTATTTAGCCCAATCTAGTCAATCCACTGTTCAAGTAACGAACGAAGGCTCGTAA
- the bchB gene encoding ferredoxin:protochlorophyllide reductase (ATP-dependent) subunit B produces the protein MKLAYWMYAGPAHIGTLRIASSFKNVHAIMHAPIGDDYFNVMRSMLSRERDFTPVTTSVVDRNVLARGSQEKVVDNIVRKDAEEHPDLIVLTPTCTSSILQEDLHNFVERAQLEAKGDVMLADVNHYRYNELQAADRTLDQIVQYYIEKARKRGELAEGKTEKPSVNIIGTTTLGFHNNHDCTELKRLMADLGIEVNTLIPEGASVNDLKKMPKAWFNLVPYRELGLTTARYLEEQFGTPYIDITPMGVVETARCIRKIQQVINAQGAEVDYENFINEQTLHVSQAAWFSRSIDCQNLTGKKAVVFGDNTHAAAITKILAREMGIHVVWAGTYCKYDADWFREQVSEYCDEVLISEDHGAIGDAIARVEPSAIFGTQMERHVGKRLDIPCGVIAAPIHVQNFPIGYKPFMGYEGTNQITDLIYNSFTLGMEDHLLEIFGGHDTKEVITRGISADSDLNWTKDGQAELNKIPGFVRGKVKRNTEKFARDRGFKEINAEVLYAAKEAVGA, from the coding sequence ATGAAATTGGCTTACTGGATGTATGCAGGCCCAGCCCACATTGGCACTCTGCGAATCGCTAGTTCTTTTAAAAATGTCCATGCGATCATGCACGCCCCCATTGGCGATGACTACTTTAACGTCATGCGCTCCATGCTATCGCGGGAGAGGGATTTCACTCCAGTGACAACCAGTGTTGTCGATCGCAACGTTTTGGCGCGTGGTTCCCAAGAGAAGGTGGTTGATAACATCGTCCGCAAGGATGCCGAGGAACACCCCGATCTGATTGTGTTAACTCCCACTTGCACCTCCAGCATTTTGCAAGAGGATTTGCACAACTTTGTGGAACGGGCGCAACTGGAAGCCAAAGGAGACGTAATGCTGGCGGATGTGAACCACTACCGCTACAACGAACTCCAAGCCGCCGATCGCACTTTGGATCAAATTGTCCAATATTATATTGAAAAAGCCCGGAAGCGGGGCGAATTGGCAGAGGGTAAAACTGAGAAACCCTCGGTTAACATTATCGGTACTACTACCCTTGGTTTCCACAATAATCACGACTGCACCGAACTGAAAAGGCTGATGGCTGACTTGGGAATTGAGGTAAATACCTTAATTCCTGAAGGCGCTTCGGTGAATGACTTGAAGAAGATGCCGAAAGCTTGGTTTAACCTCGTACCTTACCGCGAACTCGGTTTAACTACCGCTCGTTACCTAGAAGAACAATTTGGCACACCTTATATAGACATTACTCCGATGGGTGTAGTGGAAACTGCCCGTTGTATTCGCAAGATTCAACAGGTAATTAACGCTCAAGGTGCAGAAGTTGACTACGAAAACTTCATTAATGAGCAAACCTTGCACGTATCTCAGGCTGCTTGGTTCTCCCGTTCCATTGACTGTCAAAACTTGACTGGCAAAAAAGCTGTCGTATTTGGTGACAATACCCACGCCGCAGCCATTACCAAGATTTTGGCGCGAGAAATGGGGATTCATGTTGTTTGGGCTGGAACCTATTGTAAATATGATGCAGACTGGTTCCGCGAACAGGTGAGCGAGTATTGCGATGAAGTGCTAATTTCCGAAGATCATGGTGCAATTGGAGATGCGATCGCTCGTGTCGAACCCTCTGCCATTTTCGGAACCCAAATGGAACGCCATGTTGGTAAACGCTTAGATATTCCCTGCGGCGTAATTGCAGCACCCATCCACGTCCAAAACTTCCCCATTGGTTACAAACCATTTATGGGTTACGAAGGCACGAATCAGATTACAGATTTGATCTACAATTCCTTCACTTTGGGAATGGAAGATCACCTATTAGAAATCTTTGGCGGTCATGATACTAAAGAAGTTATTACTAGGGGAATTTCTGCTGATTCTGATTTGAATTGGACAAAAGATGGTCAAGCAGAATTGAATAAGATTCCGGGATTTGTGCGTGGGAAAGTGAAGCGTAATACTGAGAAATTTGCCCGCGATCGCGGTTTCAAAGAAATCAACGCTGAGGTGTTGTACGCCGCGAAGGAAGCTGTAGGGGCTTAG
- the dxr gene encoding 1-deoxy-D-xylulose-5-phosphate reductoisomerase produces MKAITLVGSTGSIGTQTLDIVTQYPDQFRIVGLAAGNNVEMLAAQIRQFRPKIAAICSEDKLPALKEAIIDLDPQPILLAGDAGVIEVARYGDAQTVVTGIVGCAGLLPTIAAIEAGKDIALANKETLIAGAPVVLPLVEKHGVKLLPADSEHSAIFQCLQGVPKAGLRKILLTASGGAFRDWDVEKLADVTVADALKHPNWSMGRKITVDSATLMNKGLEVIEAHYLFGLDYDNIEIVIHPQSIIHSLIELQDTSVLAQLGWPDMRLPLLYALSWPDRIYTNWERLDLVKAGNLTFREPDHQKYPCMQLAYAVGKAGGSMPAVLNAANEQAVALFLDEKIRFLDIPRCIELVCDRHQNDHRVNPSLDDILAADKWARQEVLTATEKLETHSQIISLR; encoded by the coding sequence GTGAAAGCGATTACTCTTGTTGGTTCCACTGGTTCTATCGGTACTCAGACTTTAGATATTGTCACTCAGTACCCAGATCAGTTTCGGATTGTGGGATTGGCAGCTGGGAACAATGTAGAGATGTTGGCTGCTCAAATTCGGCAGTTTCGACCGAAAATAGCAGCAATTTGCTCAGAAGATAAATTACCAGCGCTCAAAGAAGCTATCATTGACCTCGATCCCCAACCGATTCTACTGGCAGGTGATGCCGGAGTGATAGAAGTCGCTCGCTACGGCGATGCTCAAACTGTTGTCACTGGGATCGTTGGTTGTGCTGGCTTGCTACCCACGATCGCAGCCATTGAAGCGGGTAAAGATATTGCCTTAGCGAACAAAGAAACCCTGATTGCTGGGGCCCCTGTGGTTCTACCCCTAGTCGAAAAACATGGTGTAAAATTACTCCCTGCCGATTCTGAACATTCCGCAATCTTTCAATGTCTCCAAGGTGTGCCAAAGGCAGGTTTGCGGAAAATTTTGCTCACTGCATCTGGTGGGGCTTTCCGAGACTGGGATGTAGAAAAGTTGGCAGATGTAACCGTTGCTGATGCCTTGAAGCATCCTAATTGGTCAATGGGGCGGAAAATCACAGTAGACTCTGCTACTTTGATGAATAAAGGACTGGAAGTAATTGAGGCTCACTATCTGTTTGGGTTGGATTATGACAATATCGAAATTGTCATCCATCCTCAAAGCATTATTCATTCGCTGATTGAACTGCAAGATACTTCAGTTTTAGCCCAACTCGGTTGGCCAGATATGCGCTTACCTTTACTGTATGCCCTATCTTGGCCCGATCGCATCTATACCAATTGGGAACGACTAGATTTAGTCAAAGCTGGAAATTTAACCTTCCGGGAACCAGATCACCAAAAGTATCCTTGTATGCAGTTAGCTTATGCTGTGGGTAAAGCTGGTGGTTCGATGCCAGCTGTGTTAAATGCCGCAAATGAGCAAGCTGTAGCTTTATTTTTAGATGAAAAAATTCGGTTTTTAGATATTCCCCGGTGTATAGAATTGGTGTGCGATCGCCATCAAAACGATCACCGTGTAAATCCCTCTTTAGATGACATTTTAGCAGCAGATAAATGGGCAAGACAAGAAGTTTTAACCGCAACTGAAAAGTTAGAAACTCACTCGCAGATCATTTCTCTGCGATAA
- a CDS encoding primary-amine oxidase gives MIKRLKRFLWLAIPIIVIISILLGLMQILTAQQPSISHPLTSLTEAEISTAVSVIKREKTLSEMAAFPLIALQEPDKKEVLKFTPGKAFQRTAFLVIYERSLNKTYEGIVDLKSKTLNSWKEIPSVQPAIVNPEYELATQVVKADPRWQKAMLRRGITDFDRVKISSWAPGILTKQEETAGNRLCRSLSYYQGQHWNYYGSPIEGVVATVNLNTGKIVSFVDQGNVPFSKENWNYDVKSLGKLLSAPKVLKLLQPNGKSFEIKDNQISWQGWKFRYLMHPRSGLALYQVTYNDGENVRPVLYRASLSEMVVPYGDPDSTWSFRNAFDVGEYNLGLLANTMELGKEIPENGFLLDAVFANEQGEPYKIPGVVGIYERDRGMLWKHYDYNTQRNDVRRSRELVISMTAAVDNYDYSLNWIFHQDGTLEVQNELTGIVLAQGTSAQKQSEDNSYGRLIAKNIFGVNHQHFFNYRLDFDVDGQANSVMEMNVKALPMDDKNPLGNAIAIAETPLTKETAAMRDLDIKSSREWMIVSADKKNPLGAAPGYMLMPEGNSIFFPVKDSKIRQRAEFATHHIWVTKYKPSELYAGGDYPNQTQSGQGLPQYIADDEALMGEDIVLWYTMGVTHIPRSEDWPVMPVHRVGFKLVPRGFFSRNPAINLPE, from the coding sequence ATGATTAAGCGGCTAAAGCGTTTTTTGTGGCTAGCGATTCCCATCATTGTCATAATTTCTATCTTACTGGGACTAATGCAAATATTGACGGCTCAACAGCCTTCGATTTCCCATCCTCTCACTTCGCTAACAGAGGCAGAAATTAGTACAGCTGTTTCGGTCATCAAAAGAGAAAAAACTTTGAGTGAAATGGCAGCTTTTCCACTTATTGCTTTACAAGAACCTGATAAAAAAGAAGTTCTTAAATTTACACCTGGTAAAGCTTTCCAGCGAACAGCTTTTTTGGTAATCTATGAGCGATCGCTCAATAAAACATACGAAGGTATTGTCGATCTAAAAAGCAAAACCTTAAATTCCTGGAAAGAAATCCCCTCTGTTCAACCTGCGATCGTTAATCCAGAATATGAATTGGCAACTCAGGTAGTTAAAGCCGATCCCCGATGGCAAAAAGCGATGCTAAGGCGGGGAATTACCGATTTCGATCGAGTCAAAATCAGTTCATGGGCCCCAGGAATCCTGACTAAACAGGAAGAAACGGCAGGTAATCGTCTTTGCCGCAGTTTATCTTACTACCAGGGACAACACTGGAATTATTACGGTAGTCCTATTGAAGGAGTAGTGGCAACTGTAAATTTGAACACAGGTAAAATCGTCAGTTTCGTTGATCAGGGAAATGTACCTTTCTCTAAAGAAAACTGGAACTATGATGTAAAGTCTTTGGGAAAATTACTTTCAGCGCCTAAAGTATTAAAACTTCTCCAACCTAATGGTAAAAGTTTCGAGATTAAAGACAATCAAATTAGCTGGCAAGGTTGGAAGTTTCGGTATTTAATGCATCCCCGTAGTGGATTGGCATTGTACCAAGTGACATACAATGACGGGGAAAATGTCAGGCCAGTTTTATACCGCGCTAGCCTATCGGAGATGGTAGTCCCTTATGGCGATCCAGATTCCACCTGGTCATTTAGGAATGCATTTGATGTTGGGGAATATAATCTTGGTTTGCTAGCAAATACGATGGAGTTAGGTAAGGAAATTCCTGAAAACGGTTTTTTGCTGGATGCTGTATTTGCTAACGAGCAGGGAGAACCTTATAAGATACCAGGGGTTGTTGGGATCTATGAACGCGATCGCGGAATGCTGTGGAAACACTATGATTACAATACTCAGCGGAATGATGTTCGTCGCAGTCGAGAATTAGTCATATCGATGACTGCGGCCGTTGACAACTATGATTACAGCCTTAATTGGATCTTTCACCAGGATGGGACTTTGGAAGTCCAAAATGAACTAACAGGTATCGTACTGGCGCAGGGAACGTCTGCTCAAAAGCAATCTGAGGATAATTCTTATGGTCGGCTAATCGCTAAAAATATCTTTGGAGTAAATCACCAACACTTTTTCAACTACCGCCTAGATTTTGATGTCGATGGTCAAGCTAACTCTGTGATGGAAATGAACGTGAAAGCTTTACCGATGGATGATAAAAATCCATTAGGAAATGCGATCGCAATTGCAGAAACCCCACTCACAAAAGAAACGGCTGCTATGCGCGATTTGGATATCAAAAGCAGTCGGGAATGGATGATTGTGAGTGCAGACAAGAAAAATCCGCTAGGGGCTGCACCTGGATATATGCTGATGCCTGAAGGAAATTCTATATTTTTCCCAGTGAAAGACTCGAAAATCCGTCAACGGGCAGAATTTGCAACTCATCACATTTGGGTAACAAAATATAAACCTAGTGAACTTTATGCTGGGGGCGATTATCCAAACCAGACTCAATCAGGGCAAGGTTTACCACAATATATTGCCGACGATGAAGCCTTGATGGGTGAAGATATTGTGCTGTGGTACACAATGGGCGTAACTCATATTCCGCGATCGGAAGATTGGCCTGTAATGCCCGTTCACCGAGTTGGCTTTAAGCTAGTCCCTAGAGGATTCTTTAGCCGTAATCCAGCGATAAATTTACCTGAGTAA
- a CDS encoding peptidylprolyl isomerase — translation MNFPEINIPGNGKLHARLITSLGEIVVRLEEERTPNTVKNFVGLATGTIDWKDPKTGESGKGTPAYDGVRFHRVIPDFMIQCGDPLSRYLDTANRWGTGGPGYQFEDEFHPELRHTGAGILSMANAGRGTNGSQWFITEAPTPHLDNKHSVFGEVVQGLDIVNKIANVPTTRDRPNQEVVLQKVEIFRQ, via the coding sequence ATGAACTTTCCAGAAATTAATATTCCCGGTAATGGCAAGCTGCACGCTCGTTTAATTACTTCCTTGGGTGAAATTGTAGTTCGTTTGGAAGAAGAACGAACTCCCAACACCGTCAAAAATTTTGTCGGTCTAGCAACCGGAACAATCGACTGGAAAGACCCTAAAACTGGTGAATCTGGTAAGGGAACTCCAGCTTACGATGGAGTTCGCTTTCACCGAGTCATCCCTGATTTTATGATTCAGTGTGGCGATCCCCTGAGTCGTTATCTAGATACAGCCAACCGTTGGGGTACTGGTGGCCCGGGATATCAATTTGAGGATGAGTTTCATCCTGAATTGAGACATACTGGTGCAGGTATACTGTCAATGGCTAATGCTGGACGCGGTACAAATGGTTCGCAATGGTTTATTACAGAAGCACCAACACCCCACCTTGACAACAAACACAGTGTTTTTGGTGAAGTTGTCCAAGGTTTAGATATAGTCAACAAGATCGCTAATGTGCCTACGACTAGAGATCGTCCGAATCAAGAAGTGGTGTTACAAAAAGTAGAAATTTTTCGCCAGTAA
- a CDS encoding acyl-CoA thioesterase, with protein sequence MSQEKSSKPELPPTTALDNPSSHEFGNWFEYPLRVQPHHTDYSGVVWHGSYLAWMEEARIECLRSIGIEFADLVAIGCDLPVVELSLRYHRSIQLGMAVVVKTRMAEVTGVRINWDYAIVSTDGQQLYVTAKVTLVALDRERGKIMRQLPPSFKDALAKISALNND encoded by the coding sequence ATGTCACAAGAAAAATCCAGTAAACCAGAATTACCACCTACTACGGCCCTTGATAATCCATCAAGTCATGAATTTGGGAATTGGTTTGAATATCCTCTGAGAGTGCAACCCCACCACACTGACTATTCTGGTGTTGTCTGGCATGGTTCTTATCTAGCTTGGATGGAAGAAGCGCGGATTGAATGCTTGCGATCTATAGGGATTGAATTTGCTGATTTAGTTGCGATAGGTTGCGATTTACCAGTTGTAGAACTGTCATTGCGTTATCACCGTTCAATTCAATTAGGTATGGCAGTGGTAGTAAAAACGCGCATGGCTGAGGTAACTGGTGTCCGAATTAATTGGGATTATGCCATTGTTTCAACTGATGGACAACAATTGTACGTTACTGCCAAGGTGACTTTAGTCGCTTTAGATCGTGAAAGAGGTAAGATTATGCGTCAGTTACCGCCGAGTTTTAAGGATGCATTAGCCAAGATTTCAGCATTAAATAATGATTGA
- a CDS encoding mannosyltransferase family protein encodes MVKVQIVIKKVLWKSDFLFPAALWLASRIFIWTAMFLVAPKLPLPAEEFLPHFGWGVFDAWDSMHYRAIATSGYEFVNDGKQHNLAFFPLFPLSIWVLMKLGLPFELAGILVNNLAFFAALYCLYFWVKDNYGINAAHWTTVVVSLYPSSMFTGVIYTEGLYLFLSTSALRAFDQKQYGWTGFWGAMATATRPTGMALIPALAIAAWKERRPPIAYITGFVTAIGIFLFSFYCAIYFGNPLAFIEAQRGWRPTLGFDWQGWLNMLMQIVVGTQNWQYGWVQNSSGGIQDPWYLLLLSVILASSYFLWRCRQGFNFAKLFYGFYALILFLLLLASEQWINNLLNLFMVLGGGYMLWCLRTQLTAVTVIYGFCGIGLLLASGGTISLSRLAYGIVPLNIAIGVLLSRHPHQGYLILGAFVTLLAKIAVGFAQEHWVG; translated from the coding sequence ATGGTCAAAGTTCAGATAGTTATAAAAAAAGTTTTATGGAAAAGTGATTTCCTATTTCCCGCAGCCTTATGGCTTGCCAGTCGAATATTCATTTGGACGGCGATGTTTCTGGTTGCGCCAAAACTACCATTGCCAGCAGAAGAATTTTTGCCGCATTTTGGCTGGGGGGTTTTTGATGCTTGGGATAGTATGCATTATCGAGCGATCGCTACTTCTGGATATGAATTTGTGAATGACGGCAAGCAACATAATCTTGCCTTCTTTCCCCTATTTCCCTTAAGCATCTGGGTTTTGATGAAACTAGGCTTGCCGTTTGAATTAGCAGGAATATTAGTCAACAACCTGGCATTTTTTGCCGCACTTTACTGTTTGTACTTTTGGGTTAAAGATAATTATGGCATTAATGCAGCGCACTGGACTACTGTAGTAGTTTCTTTATATCCATCTTCCATGTTTACGGGAGTGATTTACACAGAGGGGCTGTATTTGTTTTTGAGTACATCAGCTTTGCGGGCTTTCGATCAAAAGCAGTATGGCTGGACTGGGTTTTGGGGGGCGATGGCGACAGCAACACGTCCTACAGGGATGGCACTAATTCCAGCATTAGCGATCGCCGCCTGGAAAGAACGCCGACCACCCATTGCCTATATCACTGGTTTTGTTACCGCCATTGGCATATTTCTATTCAGTTTCTATTGTGCGATTTATTTTGGCAACCCTTTAGCTTTTATCGAAGCACAACGAGGATGGCGACCAACTCTAGGATTTGATTGGCAGGGTTGGTTAAATATGCTGATGCAAATTGTAGTTGGTACGCAAAACTGGCAATATGGTTGGGTTCAAAACTCCTCTGGCGGCATTCAAGACCCTTGGTATCTCTTGTTATTGAGCGTGATTCTTGCCAGTAGCTATTTTTTATGGCGCTGCCGTCAAGGTTTTAATTTTGCAAAATTATTTTATGGCTTTTATGCTTTAATTTTATTTTTGTTGCTTCTAGCGAGTGAACAGTGGATCAATAACTTGCTCAATTTGTTTATGGTCTTGGGTGGTGGCTATATGTTGTGGTGCTTACGCACACAACTGACCGCAGTTACAGTTATTTATGGCTTTTGCGGTATTGGTTTACTACTAGCCTCTGGAGGTACCATCTCTCTGAGCCGTCTTGCATACGGTATTGTACCTTTAAATATAGCCATTGGTGTGCTGTTATCTCGCCATCCTCATCAGGGGTATTTAATCTTGGGCGCTTTTGTGACACTACTAGCCAAAATAGCTGTAGGATTCGCCCAAGAGCATTGGGTTGGTTAG